The Microcystis panniformis FACHB-1757 region CCAACTCTTCCTCTAGCTTGGCTGAAGTTATTGATCGTATCCTTGACAAAGGTATCGTTATTGATGCCTGGGCTCGCGTATCTCTGGTGGGCATCGAATTATTAGCGATTGAAGCTCGTGTAGTTATCGCTTCGGTTGAAACCTACCTCAAATATGCTGAAGCCGTTGGTCTGACTCAATCTGCGGCGGTTCCTGCTTAAGGATTGCTCCCAGATTCTCCCATCTGCTCAGTGAAAACCCTACAGGGTTTTGCAGATTCTTAGCTTTTCTTTGATCCCTATTGAGTTTAGTTACCCCTCTCTTGGGGCGCAATAGTCTATAAATGATCAGGTTGACACGGCAACGGGTAGCGAAAACAAAGCTAGACCCATACAAATTATTTTTGTAAACGTGATTTTGTCCTTTGTAGCTAGGTTTACCCCCTATCACCAGATTATGAGACTCACTATTTTTCGGAATAGAAAGTCATTTTTGGAGTGGAAGCTGCGCCCCTGAGATGCGGTAGCTCGATAGATAAATTTTGGGATCAGCACTGTACACTTTCTATACAACTAACAAAAAGGTCTATTACCATGGCAGTCGAAAAAACCAACTCTTCCTCTAGCTTAGCTGAAGTTATTGATCGCATCCTTGACAAAGGTATCGTTATTGATGCCTGGGCTCGCGTATCTCTGGTGGGCATCGAATTATTAGCGATTGAAGCTCGTGTAGTCATCGCTTCGGTTGAAACCTACCTCAAATATGCTGAAGCAGTTGGTCTGACCCAATCTGCGGCGGTTCCTGCTTAAGGATTGCTCCCAGATTCTCCCATCTGCTCAGTTAAAACCCGACCGGGTGTTGCAGGTTCTTGGGTTTTCTTTAATCTCTATTGAGTTCAGTTACCCCTCTCTTGGGGCGCAATAGTCTATGTTAATAGGGTTGGCACGGCAACGGATAGCTAGAACAAAGCTAGACTCAGACAAATTATTTTTGTGACCGTGATTTTGACCCTTGTAGCTAGGTTTACCGCCTATCGCCAGAATGTGAGCCTCTCTATTTTTCGCAATAGCGCAATGGAAGGCCATTCTTTAGGTAGTGAGGCCACGCCCCTTGAGATGAGGTAGCTCCCTATCTCAACTTTGGGATCAGCACTGTACACTCTCTATACAACTAACAAAAAGGTCTATTACCATGGCAGTCGAAAAAACCAACTCTTCCTCTAGCTTAGCTGAAGTTATTGATCGCATCCTTGACAAAGGTATCGTTATTGATGCCTGGGCTCGCGTCTCTTTGGTAGGAATCGAATTATTAGCGATTGAAGCTCGTGTAGTCATCGCTTCGGTTGAAACCTACCTCAAATATGCTGAAGCCGTTGGTCTGACTCAATCTGCGGCGGTTCCTGCTTAAGGATTGCTCACAGATTCTCCTATCTGCTCAGTTAAAACCTTACCAGGTTTTCTAGATTCTCGGCTTTTCTTTAATCCCTATTGAGTTTAGTTACCCCTCTCTTGGGGCGCAATAGTCTATAATTGATAGGGTAGTTCGCTATCTCGACTTTGGGATGATCAGAAAAGTCGGAATCTACTGTCTCTCCCCCCAGTCCCCGTCAAGGTTTTTCTAACGGGTGATTGGGTCTAATCCATTCCATAGTATTTAGTAATTGAGGACAACCCCATGCCTGCTCTCATGGAAAAGTTCCGCCAGGAGCGTTTATCGATTGCTGGAGAAGTAGCTAAACTCTCGCAAGAAGTCCAAGCTTTTTTGTTGGATGTCAAAACTGAAAGACAAAAACAAGCGCAAGAACAGGCAACTGCTTTGCGCCAATCTTTCCAAAAAGTTCAACAAGAAA contains the following coding sequences:
- the gvpA gene encoding gas vesicle structural protein GvpA, encoding MKTTKRSITMAVEKTNSSSSLAEVIDRILDKGIVIDAWARVSLVGIELLAIEARVVIASVETYLKYAEAVGLTQSAAVPA
- the gvpA gene encoding gas vesicle structural protein GvpA — its product is MAVEKTNSSSSLAEVIDRILDKGIVIDAWARVSLVGIELLAIEARVVIASVETYLKYAEAVGLTQSAAVPA
- the gvpA gene encoding gas vesicle structural protein GvpA — its product is MAVEKTNSSSSLAEVIDRILDKGIVIDAWARVSLVGIELLAIEARVVIASVETYLKYAEAVGLTQSAAVPA